The Helianthus annuus cultivar XRQ/B chromosome 16, HanXRQr2.0-SUNRISE, whole genome shotgun sequence genome includes a window with the following:
- the LOC110916745 gene encoding uncharacterized protein LOC110916745 isoform X1: MMMIVICIFLPPPSSSSSNQLTAEQPWQLRKLLSVMSAARKSAVFRLMKQMGWEEGEGLGKEKQGIKGHVRVSNKQDCWLRDCRDGKKVKGLRRRNKGLKVMLGFPTNKTLLAKRTVSTLILR, translated from the exons atgatgatgattgttattTGTATCTTCTTGCCGCCGCCGTCCTCCTCCTCGAGCAACCAGTTGACGGCGGAGCAACCATGGCAGCTCCGGAAGCTCCTCTCTGTTATGTCGGCGGCCCGAAAGTCCGCCGTTTTCCGCCTGATGAAACAAATG GGATGGGAAGAAGGTGAAGGGCTTGGGAAGGAGAAACAAGGGATTAAAGGTCATGTTAGGGTTTCCAACAAACAAGACTGTTG GCTAAGAGATTGTAGGGATGGGAAGAAGGTGAAGGGCTTGAGAAGGAGAAACAAGGGATTAAAGGTCATGTTAGGGTTTCCAACAAACAAGACACTATTG GCTAAGAGAACTGTTAGTACTTTGATCTTAAGGTAA
- the LOC110916745 gene encoding uncharacterized protein LOC110916745 isoform X2, with amino-acid sequence MMMIVICIFLPPPSSSSSNQLTAEQPWQLRKLLSVMSAARKSAVFRLMKQMGWEEGEGLGKEKQGIKGHVRVSNKQDCWLRDCRDGKKVKGLRRRNKGLKAKRTVSTLILR; translated from the exons atgatgatgattgttattTGTATCTTCTTGCCGCCGCCGTCCTCCTCCTCGAGCAACCAGTTGACGGCGGAGCAACCATGGCAGCTCCGGAAGCTCCTCTCTGTTATGTCGGCGGCCCGAAAGTCCGCCGTTTTCCGCCTGATGAAACAAATG GGATGGGAAGAAGGTGAAGGGCTTGGGAAGGAGAAACAAGGGATTAAAGGTCATGTTAGGGTTTCCAACAAACAAGACTGTTG GCTAAGAGATTGTAGGGATGGGAAGAAGGTGAAGGGCTTGAGAAGGAGAAACAAGGGATTAAAG GCTAAGAGAACTGTTAGTACTTTGATCTTAAGGTAA
- the LOC118487940 gene encoding putative cysteine-rich receptor-like protein kinase 9 has product MFILFRKHLFSFSLIIIYLTNITTLAQPPPFFHHICQNSATYTINSPYQRNLDTALSALPTTNSGFGYFNFTTGQLNDKVISFALCRGDLEPALCTNCVNDSIIKLRELCPNQTEAIGYYDKCFLKYSNETRNTNEVALPNPQNTSNVDRFNGDLRELMDRLRGEAAAGGPLLKFVLAPKWILISRT; this is encoded by the coding sequence ATGTTCATACTCTTTAGAAAACATCTCTTCTCCTTCTCTCTTATTATCATATACTTAACCAATATTACCACCTTAGCTCAACCACCACCTTTCTTCCACCACATATGTCAAAACTCAGCAACCTACACCATAAACAGCCCATACCAAAGAAATCTCGACACCGCACTCTCCGCCCTCCCCACCACCAACTCCGGCTTCGGCTACTTCAACTTCACTACCGGCCAACTCAATGACAAAGTCATCTCGTTCGCTCTGTGTCGTGGTGATCTCGAACCCGCTTTGTGCACAAACTGTGTGAATGACTCCATCATTAAGTTAAGAGAACTATGCCCAAACCAAACAGAAGCCATAGGATATTACGATAAATGTTTTTTGAAATACTCCAATGAGACTAGAAATACTAATGAGGTGGCTTTACCTAACCCGCAAAATACGAGTAATGTTGATCGGTTCAATGGGGATCTTCGAGAATTGATGGACAGGTTGAGAGGTGAGGCGGCTGCTGGCGGTCCACTACTGAAGTTTGTGTTGGCCCCAaaatggatcttgatctctagaACGTGA
- the LOC110919910 gene encoding cysteine-rich receptor-like protein kinase 10 isoform X1: protein MQCTPDLPEQACSDCLEAAVNRIPNTNLYGKDGGRILQSTCNFRYEIYEFFNKTTQGIPPPPPGKKKQTTRTVIIVIVTLTIVAIITTSVCIYMRFKNKKRQTSSSSPPYESIQTAAMDIGSSESLQYNFSIIKAATNDFSEDNKLGSGGFGAVYKGKLIDGTEVAVKRLAGNSQQGDTEFKNEVLLVLKLQHRNLVRLLGFSIEGKERLLIYEFLPNASLDQFVFDQTKRILLDWETRYNIIKGIAKGLLYLHEDSRLTIIHRDMKASNVLLDAEMNPKIADFGMARLFKPEETQGDTSRIVGTYGYMAPEYVRHGHFSVKSDVFSFGVLVLEMVTGQQNQHFQHGDSLEDLLSFAWKSWRNGTPSDIIDPTLKIGPSLRDIIRTIHVGLLCVQENVINRPTMASIVHMLHSFSVTLSVPSEPAFFDSSMKTSRIENPTTIESINEVTISNFIPR, encoded by the exons ATGCAGTGTACTCCTGACTTACCGGAGCAAGCATGTAGTGATTGTTTGGAGGCTGCAGTTAATCGGATCCCAAATACTAATCTTTATGGGAAAGACGGTGGGAGAATTCTCCAATCTACGTGTAATTTTAGGTATGAGATATATGAATTTTTCAACAAAACTACTCAGGGCATCCCCCCACCACCACCAG GTAAAAAGAAACAGACAACAAGAACTGTGATAATAGTAATTGTTACTCTGACAATTGTTGCTATAATAACTACTTCGGTGTGTATCTATATGAGATTCAAGAATAAGAAAAGGCAAACTTCCTCGTCGTCCCCCCCTTACGAAAGTATTCAGA CCGCAGCTATGGACATAGGCTCTAGTGAATCATTGCAGTACAATTTTAGTATAATTAAAGCAGCAACTAATGACTTTTCTGAAGACAATAAGCTCGGAAGTGGTGGATTTGGAGCTGTTTACAAG GGTAAGCTTATAGATGGAACTGAAGTAGCAGTAAAGAGGCTAGCAGGGAATTCTCAGCAAGGTGACACAGAATTCAAGAATGAGGTCTTACTAGTTTTGAAGCTTCAACATCGTAATTTGGTTAGGCTCCTTGGTTTCAGCATAGAAGGAAAGGAACGGCTTCTCATTTATGAGTTCTTGCCTAATGCAAGCCTTGATCAATTTGTATTTG ACCAAACTAAACGTATACTTCTTGATTGGGAAACGCGATACAATATCATCAAGGGCATTGCGAAGGGATTATTATACCTTCATGAAGATTCTCGTCTAACGATAATTCATCGTGATATGAAAGCGAGTAATGTTCTTCTAGATGCAGAAATGAACCCTAAAATTGCTGACTTTGGTATGGCAAGATTGTTTAAACCCGAGGAAACTCAAGGAGACACAAGTCGGATTGTTGGAACATA TGGCTATATGGCACCCGAATATGTCCGACATGGCCATTTCTCAGTAAAGTCAGACGTCTTTAGCTTCGGAGTGTTGGTATTAGAGATGGTAACGGGTCAACAAAACCAACATTTTCAGCATGGAGATAGTCTAGAAGATCTTCTTAGCTTT GCATGGAAAAGTTGGCGGAATGGTACACCATCAGATATCATAGATCCTACCTTGAAGATTGGACCAAGTCTACGTGACATCATCAGAACTATACATGTTGGATTATTATGTGTTCAAGAAAATGTCATCAATAGGCCAACCATGGCTTCTATTGTTCATATGTTGCATAGCTTCTCGGTCACACTTTCCGTGCCCTCAGAGCCTGCATTTTTTGATTCTTCAATGAAAACAAGCCGTATAGAGAATCCTACAACAATAGAATCTATAAATGAAGTTACGATATCTAATTTTATTCCTAGATAG
- the LOC110919910 gene encoding cysteine-rich receptor-like protein kinase 10 isoform X2, translated as MQCTPDLPEQACSDCLEAAVNRIPNTNLYGKDGGRILQSTCNFRYEIYEFFNKTTQGIPPPPPGKKKQTTRTVIIVIVTLTIVAIITTSVCIYMRFKNKKRQTSSSSPPYESIQTMDIGSSESLQYNFSIIKAATNDFSEDNKLGSGGFGAVYKGKLIDGTEVAVKRLAGNSQQGDTEFKNEVLLVLKLQHRNLVRLLGFSIEGKERLLIYEFLPNASLDQFVFDQTKRILLDWETRYNIIKGIAKGLLYLHEDSRLTIIHRDMKASNVLLDAEMNPKIADFGMARLFKPEETQGDTSRIVGTYGYMAPEYVRHGHFSVKSDVFSFGVLVLEMVTGQQNQHFQHGDSLEDLLSFAWKSWRNGTPSDIIDPTLKIGPSLRDIIRTIHVGLLCVQENVINRPTMASIVHMLHSFSVTLSVPSEPAFFDSSMKTSRIENPTTIESINEVTISNFIPR; from the exons ATGCAGTGTACTCCTGACTTACCGGAGCAAGCATGTAGTGATTGTTTGGAGGCTGCAGTTAATCGGATCCCAAATACTAATCTTTATGGGAAAGACGGTGGGAGAATTCTCCAATCTACGTGTAATTTTAGGTATGAGATATATGAATTTTTCAACAAAACTACTCAGGGCATCCCCCCACCACCACCAG GTAAAAAGAAACAGACAACAAGAACTGTGATAATAGTAATTGTTACTCTGACAATTGTTGCTATAATAACTACTTCGGTGTGTATCTATATGAGATTCAAGAATAAGAAAAGGCAAACTTCCTCGTCGTCCCCCCCTTACGAAAGTATTCAGA CTATGGACATAGGCTCTAGTGAATCATTGCAGTACAATTTTAGTATAATTAAAGCAGCAACTAATGACTTTTCTGAAGACAATAAGCTCGGAAGTGGTGGATTTGGAGCTGTTTACAAG GGTAAGCTTATAGATGGAACTGAAGTAGCAGTAAAGAGGCTAGCAGGGAATTCTCAGCAAGGTGACACAGAATTCAAGAATGAGGTCTTACTAGTTTTGAAGCTTCAACATCGTAATTTGGTTAGGCTCCTTGGTTTCAGCATAGAAGGAAAGGAACGGCTTCTCATTTATGAGTTCTTGCCTAATGCAAGCCTTGATCAATTTGTATTTG ACCAAACTAAACGTATACTTCTTGATTGGGAAACGCGATACAATATCATCAAGGGCATTGCGAAGGGATTATTATACCTTCATGAAGATTCTCGTCTAACGATAATTCATCGTGATATGAAAGCGAGTAATGTTCTTCTAGATGCAGAAATGAACCCTAAAATTGCTGACTTTGGTATGGCAAGATTGTTTAAACCCGAGGAAACTCAAGGAGACACAAGTCGGATTGTTGGAACATA TGGCTATATGGCACCCGAATATGTCCGACATGGCCATTTCTCAGTAAAGTCAGACGTCTTTAGCTTCGGAGTGTTGGTATTAGAGATGGTAACGGGTCAACAAAACCAACATTTTCAGCATGGAGATAGTCTAGAAGATCTTCTTAGCTTT GCATGGAAAAGTTGGCGGAATGGTACACCATCAGATATCATAGATCCTACCTTGAAGATTGGACCAAGTCTACGTGACATCATCAGAACTATACATGTTGGATTATTATGTGTTCAAGAAAATGTCATCAATAGGCCAACCATGGCTTCTATTGTTCATATGTTGCATAGCTTCTCGGTCACACTTTCCGTGCCCTCAGAGCCTGCATTTTTTGATTCTTCAATGAAAACAAGCCGTATAGAGAATCCTACAACAATAGAATCTATAAATGAAGTTACGATATCTAATTTTATTCCTAGATAG